Part of the Terriglobales bacterium genome, CCAACATCGCACCGCGATTGAGAAGGTGGTGGTGATGGATGAGGTCGGGATTCCCGGGGCGATCCCGATGCAGCGCCTGATGGCGGACCCAGATAGCGGAAGCGATGCTGAAATGGAGGCACGCGGCAAGGCGATTGGGCCCGACGACCTGGCCACGATTGTGTACACCTCAGGCACAACCGGGATTCCCAAGGGGGTAATGCTTACCCACGGAAACCTGGCATCAAACCTCTTCTATGCCCGGGAGTACTTCGATTTGGGGCCCGGCCAGGTTGGCATCTCGTTTCTGCCGCTGTCGCACGTGACCGCCCGCCACCTCGACTATGTGTTGTTCCATTGCGGCGTGACCATCGCCTACTGTCCGTCCTTCCTATTAATGCCGCAATACATGGCCGAGGTCCGCCCCACCATCTTCGTGGGAGTCCCCCGAGTTTACGAAAAGCTTCGGGACAGGGTGCGCCATCAGGCCGCCGCGGGATTCAAGCGGAAAGTCTACGACTGGGGGCTGCGTGTTGGCCATGCCCATCGGTCCGAAATACTGGCGGGCAAAAAGCCGGCATCGCCGATTTGGAAACTGGCGAATGCTCTCCTGTATTCAAAGATCCGCAAGGCGATGGGAGGGCGGGCGCGCGTCTTTGTATCCGGGGGCGCACCCCTGGGTCGCGATCTGGCCGGCTGGTTCGCCGACATAGGCATCCGCATACATGAAGGCTACGGGCTGACAGAAACATCGCCCGTGATCGCCATTAACAGTCCGCAGGCCCACCGGCTCGGCACCGTCGGCAAGCCACTGACGAACCTGGAATGCAAGATCGCTGCTGACGGGGAAATCCTGGTGCGTGGCCCGTCGGTGTTCCAAGGCTACTGGAACAAGCCGGAAGAAACCTACGACGCGTTTGAGGGCGGGTGGTTCAAAACCGGGGACATCGGCGATCTTGATGCTGATGGGTTCCTGACGATTACGGATCGAAAGAAAGATTTGCAGAAGACCTCAGGTGGCAAGTTCATCAGCCCGCAAGCCATCGAAATGAAGCTGGCCAGCAGTTCGATGGTGGCCTATGCAGCCGTAGTCGCGGACGGCCGAAAGTTTGCTTCGGCGGTGCTCGCACCAGAGTTTGCCGCGCTGGAAGAGTGGGCGCGAGCCCAGGCGATGAACTACGGAAGCCGGCAGCAGCTTGTGGCTCATCCCGTCGTGCAAGCCTTGTACGCGGGGATCGTGGCCGAGGTCAACAAGACTCTGGCGCAATACGAAACCATTAAGAACTTCTTGCTGGTGTCCGACGAGTTCACCATCGCTGACGGCCAACTTACGCCCTCGATGAAGATGCGGCGCCGGGCGATCGAACAGCGGTATCGCATGCAAATCGAGGCCCTATACGGCAATCACGCTCGCACTGGAGACTTTCAAAGTGCGGATGGGGATCGAGCCGAAACTGCCGCGTTGCGCCAGGCGGAACAGAAGATCTGAAATTGCAGATGGCACGGGAGGTCCTGATGCACAGACTCGCCAAATCGCTTGCCGTTCTTGTGTTCGCAGTGGCATCGATCGTCGATGTATACGCCGGCACGCTGGCCGGAGTGACCCTGCCGGACACGGTACAGGTCGGGGACAGAAGCCTGGTGCTCAATGGATTGGGAGTGCGAAAGAAGTTCGTAGTGAAGGTCTACGTTGCGGGGCTCTATGTTGAGCAGAAGTCGGCTGATGCGGATGCCATCATCAAGGCCGAGGTACCGAAGCGGATCGTGATGCAGTTTTTGCACGGCGCCAGCAAGAACCAGATGGCGGATGCCTTCGACCAATCGTTCAACAACAATGCACCGGAGGCAAGGAAGGCCCTCAAGGCCGACATCGACCGATTGCTCGGCGCGCTCGAAGCGGTCAAGGAAGGCGACCAAATGGTCTTCACTTGCGTCCCCGGCGGCGGCACGACCCTCGTCATCAACGGCAAGGAGAAGGTGACGATTGCCGCTCCCGCCTTCGGCCCAATGCTGTTGTCGGTGTGGCTGGGGCCGAAGCCGCCAAATGAAGATTTGAAAAAGGGCATGCTCGGGCTGTAGCAATGCCATTGCATCAAAGCGGCCGACGTCACTTGTTCGGAAAGCCACTCCGGCTTTCGACGCGGATGTAGCCGTCAAACGCTACTGCGACCGGGGTTCCGGTCTTTAAACAGGTTGGGCAGAGCCGATGGATTAACCGGAACCTCTCGGCCGCTTCCGCTTCGCTTTTCGCGTCGATAAATCCCGGCTCACTGCTGTCTGTATCGATTACCCAAGCATTGTGACAGTGAGGGCAGGCAACTTTGCCGATGGCTCGATAGTGCATGGCGGCGCGGATTATACGCCACACCGAACGGTGATTCTCCCTCAAGCCAGAGCGTGTTGAGTGGGCACCCGCAGTTCATCTGTTCGGAACGGAGAGGCTAGTGGTTGGTCCTGTCCGCTTTGACTGCGCTGGCGCGCTGCATAGTGGCTAATACGCGATGATAGCCGTCAATATGCGGCGCCAAGCGGATGGCTTCGCGCACGTGCTGTTGCGCAAGTTCGCGATTTCCATCCTTCCACTCGATCATCCCGAGTTCGTACAACGCGGTGGAGCGAATGTTGTTATCGGCTCCCATGGAGACCACGCGCATCAAGTAAGGCCGCGCCGATTCGTACTCGCCGCGGGAGTAAAACTGGCGGGCGAGAGCGCTGTTGAGCAGAACCGATTTCGGGTAGCGCTGCACGGCTGCCTGCAGCGTGGCCGCCGCCTTGTCAGGCGAACCCGCGGCGGCGTAGGCATCGGCCAGAGTGGTGACGGCGTCAGGATTGCCGGGAGCAACCGAGTAGGCGCGTTCGAAGACCGAGAGTTCATTGTCCCAGACCCGCGTCTCGCGGGCAGAAATGACAGCCGCGACTACCGCCAGGATCACGGCAGCAATTGCGGGCGCATGTTCCGGCCAGCCCGCCCATGCAGCCAGACGCCGTAAGCCAACCGCGACCATCAGCGCGATCCCGAAGGAGGGAAGGTAGAGGTGCCGGTCGTGCAGTTGTATCCAGCTGAACTCGCCGACGATGGGAAGCAGGGTGAGGGCGAACCAAGCGGCGGCAAATTTCAATACCGGCGAATGACGCGACCAACGCCAGTACAGGACCGCGGCGATGAGCAGCGCGGCGGCGGGAAGAAACACGTATGCCATCGAGAAATGGGTAATGTCGAGCAGCGGGTAAAACGCGCTGAGCCGGTAGGGGAACACGATTTGCCGGACAAACAACCAGAACGCCAAGGGCGCGGTGAACAGTACGCGCGCAAACGATCTCGGAATCGCGGTATCCCCGGCGCCGTGCAGCACGGCGGTGCGCAGCACGATGTAAGCGGCCACCACGGCGACGAACACGGCCACGGGAAGAAACCGTCGCGCGGCGCGCGCCTCTTGATTGCCGGCAATCCAGACTTCGTAGGCGATGACAATGAAGGGCACTACCAGAGAGGTTTCCTTGGTCAACAAAGCAGCGGCAAAACAGGAAGCCGACAGAACCAGCCAGGGCCAGCGCGGTCCGAACACCGTGCGCGCGCGAACATAGGCCAGCAGCGTGGCGAAGACCAAGACCGCCTGCACCGCCTCGGAAGCCCCGGAGATCCAGGCAACGCTCTCTACCTTGCACGGATGCACCGCAAAGAACAAGGCGGCGATGGCCGCGCCGGTTTCGTCCTGCAACAAGACCTTGGCAAGCTGATAGGCAAGCAAAACGGCGGTGACGTGGGTGAGCACGGCCGCCAGGTGAAACCAACCGGGAGCGGGTCCAAGTACGTTCTGCACCATCCAGAGCCACGCCAGGTAAATGGGCCGGTAATGACGGGCGGGCATGTAGATGTCGAGATAAGCGGAAGAGTGCTGGGTGAAGATCAGCTTCAGACCCGACCAGGACTGGAGCCAGGGATTGAGGGTGATCAGGCCGAAGTCGTCGTAGACGAAACCGAATCGAATGGTCTGGGCGTAGGCGGCAATCACCGCCAGCAGGCTGAAGCGCAGCAGGGTGTCGCTCTCGGAAAAGCGGGGCCGTCGCAGGATGTGCATGCGCTTGAGGCGCGATTATATGCGGCTTCTGGCGTCATTCAAGCTGCCATTGGCGCAGGAACCATTTCATGTATCGCGGCAATTGGTTTTTTGCGGCGGCTGGCCCGCCGACAACAACTTGACCACGCTAAACAAGGAAGTGAATAATCCCGCGGACACAGGGATGATTAGTCTTGCGTTGCGAACGCTCCGGAAGGCAAGACCGAACTCGTGTCGCAGGGCGAGCGGGGCGCGTGCTCAACTTGTTTTGGCAAGGAGAAGACAACATGAAGTTGCGACTCACGCTGGTATTGCTAGTGATCGCGGTGACATCGATGTCGGCGCAGACTTTCCGAGGAACAATCCTGGGAAACGTTACCGATGCTTCGGGCGCGGTGCTCTCGGGAGCGAGCGTGGCAGCGCGCAACATCGCCACCGGGCTGCAACGCAACACCCAGACCACCAGCGACGGCACCTACAGCATTCCTGAACTGCCCATCGGAACCTATGAGGTCACAGTTTCGCAGGCAGGATTTCAGGCCTGGGTTACGCGGGTCGACGTCAGCGTTGCCAGCGAGCGCCGAGTCGATGCGCAACTGAAGCTCGGCGCAGTGAGTGAACGTGTTGAAGTTTCCGGCACGTCGCTACCGCAAGTCGAGACCACAACCAACACCATCGGCGGAACCCTGGTAGCGAATGACGTCAAAGAACTGCCGGTGAACGGGCGCGATTATACGAAGCTGATCTTCCTGACGCCGGGAATCGCCGGCTCGCCGGACCAGATCACGGACTCGCCGGGCTCTTTCGGCGTGTTTTCCATGAACGGGGCCCGCGGGCGCTCCAACAATTTCCTGCTCGACGGCACCGACATGAACGACGGCTATCGCAACGACCCGGCAATCAATGAGGCGGGAGTATTTGGCACGCCGGCGACCATTTTGCCGATCGATGCCGTCGCCGAGTTGCGAGTATTGTCGAACTTCGAGGCCGAATACGGACGCAACGCGGGCGCGACCGTCAATATCGTGACCAAGAGCGGCACCAATACCCTGCACGGGACCGCGCTCGAGTACTTCCGAAACAACGCGCTGGACGCGCGCAATTATTTCAACACGAAAGGCCAGCCGCAGGCGCCGTTCCACAACAACCAGTTCGGCGGTTCGCTGGGCGGACCGATCGTGGAGAACAAGACGTTCTTCTTCTTCAATTACGAAGGCCAGCGCGAACGGGTAGGAACCGTCACCCTGGCCTGTGTCCCCGATCCGGCGCAAGTCAGGGCCGACATTCTGGCTAATGGTCCCGCCAACCCGGTCACCGCCGCGATGCTGAAATTCTGGCCCGCCCCCAACATTCCCGGAACGTTTGGCACACCGTCGGCGCCTGGCAGCGGAGAGGACGTAGGTTGCCCGAACGGGCCCAACGCCTCCTTGATCACGCCGTCTTACAACAACCTGAGCAGCATGATCGCCAAGATCGACCACAGCTTCAACAGCAACAATATCCTGACCGGGCGCTACTTCTTCGGCGACAGCACGCAGTCGTTTCCGCTCGCGCTCACCGCCTCCGGGGGACAATTGCCGGGCTTCAACACGGTGACGCCGACGCGGGTGCAGCTGGTTTCGCTGTCATACGTGCACACGTTTGGAACCAACAAGGTGAACGAACTGCGCTACGGATGGAACCGTTTTGCCGAGGGCTTCTTCCCTGAAGACGAGAAATTTCAGCCGAGTTCCATCGGGTTGTGCGCAGCCAGC contains:
- a CDS encoding long-chain fatty acid--CoA ligase; this translates as MTQTINDVFFSAVERDLDRVMLYKQAANWVPISSRELYRNVIGTARSLAGLGISRGDRVAILSENRPEWAVADFATMLLGAADVPIYPTLTEEQTLVILQDSGARLAFVSTVEQLNKVLAIQHRTAIEKVVVMDEVGIPGAIPMQRLMADPDSGSDAEMEARGKAIGPDDLATIVYTSGTTGIPKGVMLTHGNLASNLFYAREYFDLGPGQVGISFLPLSHVTARHLDYVLFHCGVTIAYCPSFLLMPQYMAEVRPTIFVGVPRVYEKLRDRVRHQAAAGFKRKVYDWGLRVGHAHRSEILAGKKPASPIWKLANALLYSKIRKAMGGRARVFVSGGAPLGRDLAGWFADIGIRIHEGYGLTETSPVIAINSPQAHRLGTVGKPLTNLECKIAADGEILVRGPSVFQGYWNKPEETYDAFEGGWFKTGDIGDLDADGFLTITDRKKDLQKTSGGKFISPQAIEMKLASSSMVAYAAVVADGRKFASAVLAPEFAALEEWARAQAMNYGSRQQLVAHPVVQALYAGIVAEVNKTLAQYETIKNFLLVSDEFTIADGQLTPSMKMRRRAIEQRYRMQIEALYGNHARTGDFQSADGDRAETAALRQAEQKI
- a CDS encoding chalcone isomerase family protein; translated protein: MHRLAKSLAVLVFAVASIVDVYAGTLAGVTLPDTVQVGDRSLVLNGLGVRKKFVVKVYVAGLYVEQKSADADAIIKAEVPKRIVMQFLHGASKNQMADAFDQSFNNNAPEARKALKADIDRLLGALEAVKEGDQMVFTCVPGGGTTLVINGKEKVTIAAPAFGPMLLSVWLGPKPPNEDLKKGMLGL
- a CDS encoding tetratricopeptide repeat protein; this translates as MHILRRPRFSESDTLLRFSLLAVIAAYAQTIRFGFVYDDFGLITLNPWLQSWSGLKLIFTQHSSAYLDIYMPARHYRPIYLAWLWMVQNVLGPAPGWFHLAAVLTHVTAVLLAYQLAKVLLQDETGAAIAALFFAVHPCKVESVAWISGASEAVQAVLVFATLLAYVRARTVFGPRWPWLVLSASCFAAALLTKETSLVVPFIVIAYEVWIAGNQEARAARRFLPVAVFVAVVAAYIVLRTAVLHGAGDTAIPRSFARVLFTAPLAFWLFVRQIVFPYRLSAFYPLLDITHFSMAYVFLPAAALLIAAVLYWRWSRHSPVLKFAAAWFALTLLPIVGEFSWIQLHDRHLYLPSFGIALMVAVGLRRLAAWAGWPEHAPAIAAVILAVVAAVISARETRVWDNELSVFERAYSVAPGNPDAVTTLADAYAAAGSPDKAAATLQAAVQRYPKSVLLNSALARQFYSRGEYESARPYLMRVVSMGADNNIRSTALYELGMIEWKDGNRELAQQHVREAIRLAPHIDGYHRVLATMQRASAVKADRTNH